The Desmonostoc muscorum LEGE 12446 genome includes a region encoding these proteins:
- a CDS encoding MFS transporter, translating to MFQSVLAILRWDLLPFGLAPMTLGQQVLTPEEGSVLFSGPKFWVALLAGVSIAFALQLLFTNFSVAVGISSWEIDSDDDEQSESVGKKIRNVQAKIGFWALITASIALFIASFLAVKLSLVQNAFLGAVIGVVIWSIYFSLMIWFGSSAVGSLIGSIASTVTSGFQALFGTATTGISANTAKQQLVSTAEEVTAAVRRELTSGFDPESIINTLQSSLAAVQLPKLDLKEIRNQFDRLIQDTDLQSVANSDLLQNVNRQTFVDLISDRTDLSKEDLNRIVDQLESAWQQALNRKNPTQQVINLLKSASPEELNSEKLGEKLQELVTVGGGNGKQSNGVIKQAVRYGLSAAVPAVLDRVNLSDIDVNKITTQLQKLKEKVQDVDVEQITEQLQKFREQATARLPMSLENTIKADVEDYILNSFPWHFNRITLKEEFKEVIYDANANPTTVRRELEEINQEYFVNLLKQRDDISEARVTEIAEQMESDRQEVLETVKQAEVREKGQDFRSRIENYLRSTGKEELNPEGIERDFGKLLEDPQAGFEDLSSRFGQFDRDTFVQLLQQRQDISEEEANNIVSQVERNRDNILNRARELQEQAKAKADELRQRVEDYLHNTNKEELNPESIKREFRVLLEDPQAGISLLRSRLSQFDRDTLVQLLSQRQDLSEEQINQVLDQLEAVRDNILQVPQQAREQYEKTTKAIAEYLRNTNLEELDPDGIRRDLERLLDDPKAGALALRDRLSHVDRETLVKLVSQGGDLSQEQVNQIIDRAQDAIRDILKAPRRLAKRTTQRIVDFEGNLENYLRNTNKEELNPESIKRDLQLLLSSPRAGIENLSDRASKFDRSTIVALLSQREDISEEEANRIVDQIESVRSSIVEQFQQIQQKVQSVLDGIFARIRNYLNSLERPELNYEGIKQDFGKVFDDPQAGFEALRDRLSQFDRDTLVAVLSSREDISEADANRIIDQIETARDSVLQRAERIQQETQKRLKAIQQEAKKQVEETKKTVANAAWWIFGTALTSLAASVIAGAIAVTGLPLPG from the coding sequence ATGTTTCAAAGTGTTTTAGCCATATTAAGATGGGATTTGCTACCTTTTGGATTAGCACCTATGACTTTAGGTCAACAAGTACTAACTCCAGAAGAAGGATCAGTTCTGTTTTCTGGACCTAAATTCTGGGTAGCTTTGCTGGCTGGGGTTTCAATCGCTTTTGCCTTACAATTGTTATTCACCAACTTTTCAGTCGCTGTCGGAATTTCATCTTGGGAAATTGATTCAGATGATGATGAGCAGTCAGAAAGTGTGGGTAAAAAGATTCGTAATGTCCAAGCTAAAATCGGTTTTTGGGCATTGATAACCGCTAGTATTGCATTATTTATTGCTTCTTTTCTAGCAGTAAAACTAAGCTTAGTTCAAAATGCATTTCTCGGAGCAGTTATCGGTGTAGTCATCTGGTCGATTTATTTTTCACTGATGATTTGGTTTGGTTCATCAGCAGTAGGTTCTTTAATTGGTTCTATTGCTAGTACTGTTACCTCTGGTTTTCAAGCGTTGTTCGGTACTGCAACCACTGGTATCAGTGCTAATACAGCCAAACAACAATTGGTTTCTACAGCAGAAGAAGTTACAGCGGCAGTTCGACGAGAATTAACATCAGGTTTTGATCCTGAAAGTATCATAAATACGCTACAAAGTTCTTTGGCTGCTGTGCAATTACCAAAGTTGGATCTCAAAGAAATTCGCAATCAATTTGATCGGTTAATTCAAGATACAGATTTGCAATCTGTTGCTAATAGCGATTTGTTGCAAAATGTTAACCGCCAAACCTTCGTTGATTTAATTAGCGATCGCACCGATTTATCTAAAGAAGACCTCAATCGGATTGTTGACCAATTAGAAAGTGCTTGGCAACAAGCTTTGAATCGCAAAAATCCAACACAGCAAGTAATTAATTTGCTCAAATCTGCTAGTCCGGAAGAACTCAATTCAGAAAAGTTAGGTGAAAAACTTCAGGAATTAGTTACAGTTGGAGGTGGTAATGGTAAGCAAAGTAATGGTGTAATCAAGCAAGCTGTTCGCTATGGCTTGAGTGCTGCTGTACCAGCTGTGTTGGATAGGGTAAATCTTTCTGATATTGACGTGAACAAAATTACAACTCAGTTACAAAAACTCAAAGAGAAAGTTCAAGATGTCGATGTCGAGCAAATTACAGAACAATTACAAAAATTTAGAGAACAAGCAACTGCAAGATTGCCGATGTCACTGGAAAATACAATCAAAGCAGATGTAGAAGACTATATTTTGAATTCCTTTCCTTGGCACTTTAACCGGATTACCCTAAAAGAAGAATTCAAAGAAGTCATCTATGATGCGAATGCAAACCCGACAACTGTCAGACGGGAGTTAGAAGAAATCAACCAAGAATATTTCGTCAACTTGCTAAAGCAACGGGATGATATCAGCGAAGCCAGGGTAACAGAAATCGCCGAACAAATGGAAAGCGATCGCCAGGAAGTTTTAGAAACTGTCAAACAAGCCGAAGTGCGAGAAAAAGGTCAAGATTTCCGCAGTCGCATCGAAAATTATCTGCGTTCAACTGGTAAAGAAGAACTTAATCCTGAAGGTATTGAACGGGACTTTGGCAAGTTGCTAGAAGATCCACAAGCTGGCTTTGAAGATTTAAGTAGCCGCTTTGGGCAATTTGACCGCGATACTTTTGTACAATTGCTGCAACAACGTCAAGATATCAGCGAAGAAGAAGCTAATAATATTGTTAGTCAAGTCGAACGCAACCGCGATAATATCTTGAATCGTGCTAGAGAATTGCAAGAACAAGCAAAAGCTAAAGCCGATGAATTACGCCAAAGAGTTGAAGATTATTTGCACAATACTAACAAAGAAGAACTCAATCCCGAAAGTATCAAACGGGAGTTTAGAGTTTTACTAGAAGATCCGCAAGCCGGAATTAGCCTTTTGCGCTCACGTTTATCGCAATTTGACCGCGATACCTTGGTACAATTGCTCAGCCAGCGTCAAGATTTGAGCGAAGAACAGATTAACCAAGTCCTCGATCAACTTGAAGCCGTCCGAGATAATATTCTCCAAGTACCGCAGCAAGCGAGAGAACAGTACGAAAAAACTACAAAAGCGATCGCAGAGTATCTCCGCAATACCAATTTGGAAGAACTCGATCCAGATGGTATTAGGCGCGATTTGGAAAGATTACTCGACGATCCCAAAGCAGGTGCATTAGCATTGCGCGATCGCCTTTCTCACGTAGATCGAGAAACCTTGGTTAAACTCGTGAGTCAAGGGGGAGACTTGAGTCAAGAGCAAGTTAATCAAATAATCGATCGCGCACAAGATGCGATTCGTGATATTTTGAAAGCGCCGCGACGTTTAGCAAAGCGTACCACTCAAAGGATTGTAGATTTTGAAGGTAATCTGGAAAACTACCTGCGGAATACTAACAAAGAAGAACTCAATCCCGAAAGTATCAAACGCGATTTGCAATTGCTGTTGTCTTCTCCCCGCGCTGGAATTGAGAATCTAAGCGATCGCGCCTCTAAATTCGACCGTTCAACAATCGTGGCGCTGCTATCCCAACGCGAGGATATCTCAGAAGAGGAAGCTAACCGAATTGTGGATCAAATCGAATCTGTTCGTAGTTCCATTGTCGAACAATTCCAACAAATTCAACAAAAAGTGCAATCAGTGTTGGATGGGATTTTTGCCAGAATTCGCAACTATCTTAACTCTCTGGAACGTCCTGAACTCAACTACGAAGGAATTAAGCAAGACTTTGGCAAAGTTTTTGACGATCCCCAAGCAGGATTTGAAGCCTTGCGCGATCGCCTGAGTCAATTCGATCGTGATACCCTAGTTGCTGTCTTGAGTTCTCGTGAGGATATTTCCGAAGCAGACGCCAACCGCATCATCGACCAAATAGAAACAGCGCGGGATAGCGTACTCCAACGAGCTGAACGCATCCAACAAGAAACACAAAAACGCCTGAAAGCCATTCAACAAGAAGCTAAAAAGCAAGTCGAAGAAACCAAGAAAACCGTTGCAAATGCAGCGTGGTGGATATTTGGGACAGCATTGACTTCCCTTGCTGCGAGTGTCATTGCTGGTGCGATCGCGGTTACAGGGTTACCTTTACCTGGCTAA
- a CDS encoding BON domain-containing protein gives MQKLTPFVISCLLVFGVAACDNVSKTSESAPGNVNEAPQTPSAQTTEASQKDAQSELRRRQLNEDIRAREQRNNATGGDANRAEADIASEVRSKLEANIPGGQLTVAAKDGTVTVGGTVPNQDQIAKIEPLSKEIKGVKTVVVKAAVAKPQR, from the coding sequence ATGCAAAAGCTAACTCCTTTCGTAATTAGTTGTCTTTTAGTTTTTGGTGTGGCTGCTTGCGATAACGTTTCTAAAACAAGTGAATCTGCACCTGGTAATGTTAACGAAGCTCCACAAACACCGAGTGCTCAAACAACAGAAGCTTCTCAAAAAGATGCACAAAGTGAACTCCGCAGAAGACAATTAAATGAAGATATTCGCGCCCGCGAACAACGCAATAATGCCACTGGTGGCGATGCAAATAGAGCCGAAGCTGACATAGCAAGTGAAGTTCGCTCCAAATTAGAAGCTAACATCCCTGGTGGTCAACTAACAGTCGCAGCAAAAGATGGGACTGTCACTGTAGGAGGAACCGTACCCAATCAAGATCAAATTGCTAAAATTGAACCTTTGTCCAAGGAAATTAAAGGTGTCAAAACTGTAGTTGTGAAAGCTGCTGTTGCCAAACCACAACGCTGA
- a CDS encoding intradiol ring-cleavage dioxygenase, with protein MKNNNRQLARIFSRRDVLILFRAAGTAILVVGCIPRKSSVAVSATSPGCVVSPEQTEGPYFVDEKLNRSDIRSDPADGSVKAGTPLYLTLHISQVGSTGCTPLVGAIVDVWHCDALGVYSDVTDSSFSTVGQKFLRGYQVSNVNGTVEFTTIYPGWYQGRTVHIHFKVRTDGTSEQRYEFTSQLYFDDSITDEVHSQTPYASKGQRTQKNADDGIFIDGGEQMLLKLTKNAQGYAATFDVGLKIT; from the coding sequence ATGAAAAATAACAATCGCCAATTAGCTCGGATTTTCAGCCGCAGAGATGTACTTATTTTATTTAGGGCAGCTGGAACGGCAATACTTGTGGTTGGATGCATACCGAGAAAGTCGAGTGTAGCCGTTTCTGCTACATCGCCTGGGTGTGTCGTGAGTCCAGAACAGACGGAAGGCCCCTATTTCGTGGATGAAAAGCTCAACCGCTCAGACATCCGTTCCGATCCTGCGGATGGTTCGGTGAAAGCAGGGACACCACTGTATTTGACACTGCACATTTCTCAAGTTGGCAGTACTGGCTGTACACCACTTGTAGGTGCGATCGTTGATGTTTGGCACTGTGATGCACTGGGTGTCTATTCGGATGTGACAGACTCAAGTTTTAGTACCGTCGGTCAAAAGTTCTTGCGGGGCTATCAAGTCAGCAATGTCAATGGAACTGTCGAGTTTACAACCATTTATCCCGGTTGGTATCAAGGCAGAACTGTTCATATCCACTTCAAGGTTCGCACTGATGGAACATCAGAACAGCGTTATGAGTTTACCTCACAGCTATACTTTGATGACTCAATTACCGATGAGGTGCATAGCCAGACGCCTTACGCCAGCAAGGGACAGCGCACGCAAAAGAATGCTGATGACGGCATTTTTATCGATGGTGGCGAACAAATGTTGCTCAAACTCACCAAGAATGCACAAGGTTACGCAGCAACTTTTGATGTGGGGCTGAAGATTACGTAG
- a CDS encoding CAAD domain-containing protein: METQQQQLESINPSSLQATLALEGTNTTKLPKLPPASEPEWQRISRQVSEFFEQLPEYLSSFFKDYKQALITLSLIFAAIVTVKIALAVLDAIHDIPLLSPTFELIGIAYATWFILRYLIKASNRQELAQEIRLLKNEIVGE, from the coding sequence ATGGAAACCCAACAACAGCAACTCGAATCCATCAATCCCTCTTCATTACAAGCTACCCTAGCACTTGAAGGGACAAACACTACAAAATTGCCAAAGCTACCACCAGCATCCGAACCCGAATGGCAACGAATTAGTAGACAAGTTTCTGAATTTTTCGAGCAATTGCCAGAATACCTAAGTAGTTTTTTTAAGGACTACAAGCAGGCTCTAATAACTCTGAGTTTAATTTTTGCCGCGATCGTCACAGTCAAAATAGCACTAGCAGTTCTGGATGCAATCCATGATATTCCGCTACTGTCACCAACTTTTGAATTAATTGGAATTGCTTACGCCACCTGGTTTATTTTGCGTTATCTAATTAAGGCTTCAAATCGGCAAGAATTAGCCCAGGAAATTCGATTACTGAAAAACGAAATTGTGGGCGAATAA
- a CDS encoding efflux RND transporter periplasmic adaptor subunit — MTSPEPQTDFGENSSQTSFEPPPKKRRWLWLFLAALLLLGGGVTIVWRLLTPQNSATSTANVQSQGVRVKISTVQSGIIEESSDFIATLESERSVNLKPAIQGQVTQIFVKPGDSVAQGAAIIQVDSRRQQAGVNGINAVPQAFLIQLENARATLKSLEAERPSYVANVQLSEQEYEKYFSLAQQGAVSRQASSQYANRLAAAKTSLNAIDSKIQAQRATILEAEKSLQQTNVNPKQQQLQYDKITAPFGGTVGEISVKAGDLVNTSTPLVTLMQNRPLEVKISVPPQRKSLLREGMPVEIMNTQGQKLGRTRVFFIAPNTSNETQGILIKALFNNSNGQVRANQLARARVIWNERPGILIPTAAVTRVGGQTFVYVVETEKSPQGVSQQVARQKRVKLGQIRGNNYQVIEGLQPEDKIIISGLLNLTDGVAIAPEF, encoded by the coding sequence ATGACATCCCCAGAGCCTCAAACTGATTTTGGAGAAAATTCTTCACAAACTTCATTTGAGCCACCTCCAAAAAAACGGCGGTGGCTTTGGTTATTTTTAGCTGCACTACTATTGTTAGGAGGCGGAGTAACTATAGTTTGGCGTTTGCTGACTCCACAAAATTCAGCAACTTCAACTGCTAATGTTCAATCTCAAGGGGTAAGAGTCAAAATATCCACAGTCCAAAGCGGCATCATTGAGGAAAGTTCAGATTTTATTGCTACTCTGGAATCTGAGCGCTCAGTTAACCTCAAGCCAGCGATTCAAGGTCAAGTCACTCAGATATTTGTCAAACCTGGAGATTCAGTAGCACAAGGAGCAGCAATTATCCAAGTAGACTCAAGACGGCAACAAGCAGGGGTTAATGGAATTAATGCTGTGCCTCAGGCATTTTTAATCCAACTAGAAAATGCCCGCGCTACACTCAAATCTTTGGAAGCAGAACGGCCATCTTACGTTGCTAATGTGCAACTCAGCGAACAGGAATACGAAAAATATTTTAGCTTAGCTCAACAAGGAGCAGTATCTCGACAGGCTAGCAGTCAGTACGCTAACAGGCTCGCCGCCGCCAAAACTAGTCTAAATGCAATTGATTCTAAGATTCAAGCCCAACGAGCCACCATTTTAGAAGCTGAAAAATCCTTACAGCAAACTAATGTAAATCCGAAACAACAACAACTCCAGTACGATAAAATTACCGCTCCCTTTGGTGGTACAGTTGGCGAAATCTCGGTGAAAGCGGGTGATTTGGTTAATACTTCCACACCGTTAGTTACCTTGATGCAAAATCGACCTTTAGAAGTTAAAATTTCCGTGCCTCCACAGCGAAAATCTCTATTGCGTGAGGGAATGCCAGTGGAGATTATGAACACACAAGGTCAGAAGTTAGGTAGAACTAGAGTATTTTTCATTGCACCGAATACTAGTAATGAAACACAAGGGATACTGATTAAAGCACTCTTTAATAACTCTAATGGTCAGGTACGTGCAAATCAATTGGCCAGGGCTAGAGTCATCTGGAATGAGCGCCCTGGAATTTTAATTCCAACAGCAGCGGTGACTCGCGTAGGTGGGCAAACTTTTGTGTATGTAGTTGAAACCGAAAAATCTCCCCAAGGCGTGTCTCAACAAGTAGCTCGGCAAAAGCGAGTAAAACTAGGTCAGATTAGAGGTAATAATTATCAAGTGATCGAAGGATTACAGCCAGAAGATAAAATTATTATCTCAGGACTGCTTAATCTTACAGATGGTGTAGCGATCGCTCCAGAATTTTAG
- a CDS encoding histidine kinase, whose translation MVVGVHKRAVGVFSNRRDVEHALHELKNAGFDMNRVSVITRDGEGDDIAGAEVRDRVGDKSDEGAAVGAVSGGALGGLTGLLVGLGTLAIPGIGPIMLAGAAATTLATTLAGAGIGAVAGSLLGALIGLGIPEERAKVYDERVKRGQYLVILDGTDAEIAKAEAILRNRGIEEFGIYDHPDSTHPTTGVAHQDVVSGKYAVGYFSHRRDAEAAINDLRKAGFPLSQISLIHRDSLGREPFAGVHVSDRWDSTRWRLPDNRTHFYNERINQGDYIILVSGTEAEIQRAAAIISQHGIQQWQIFDPTGYTPATRPQQVSKRAIGVFSHRRDAETALTELRDAGFSMNRVSIIAKDRNVHGIAGVENRNVDTGNKADEGAKTGAATGGVLGGLTGLLVGLGTLAIPGVGPVIAGGAVATAIATTLAGGAIGAAAGGIVGALVGLGIPEDRARVYGDRFQRGDYLVIVDGTEAEIHQAGAILKNRGIEEFAIYDATDLGEHRPGFDRGTHHNTGIFGSDRTNYSTEAHRDDPAVVIVDRREETI comes from the coding sequence ATGGTTGTAGGTGTACATAAACGTGCTGTAGGCGTATTTTCTAATCGTAGAGATGTTGAACATGCGCTACATGAATTGAAAAATGCCGGCTTTGATATGAACAGAGTATCTGTCATTACGCGGGACGGAGAGGGTGATGATATTGCTGGCGCCGAAGTCCGCGATCGCGTTGGTGATAAATCTGATGAAGGCGCTGCGGTAGGGGCCGTTTCCGGTGGTGCTTTGGGGGGATTAACAGGCTTATTAGTTGGTCTTGGTACTTTGGCAATTCCCGGAATTGGGCCAATTATGCTGGCTGGAGCCGCAGCAACCACCCTAGCCACCACTCTCGCGGGAGCAGGTATTGGTGCAGTAGCTGGTAGTTTGCTTGGTGCATTAATTGGTTTAGGAATTCCTGAAGAACGAGCCAAAGTATACGATGAACGCGTCAAACGGGGACAGTATTTAGTCATCCTTGATGGTACAGATGCAGAAATTGCCAAAGCAGAAGCAATTTTACGTAACCGGGGTATCGAAGAGTTTGGCATTTACGACCACCCAGATAGCACACATCCCACTACAGGTGTTGCTCATCAGGATGTAGTTAGCGGCAAATATGCAGTAGGATACTTTTCTCATCGCCGAGACGCGGAAGCCGCAATTAATGATTTGCGAAAAGCGGGTTTTCCTTTGAGTCAAATTTCCTTAATTCACAGAGACTCTTTGGGACGGGAACCTTTTGCAGGCGTTCATGTGAGCGATCGCTGGGACTCCACACGCTGGAGGCTACCAGATAACCGCACTCATTTCTATAACGAGCGCATCAATCAAGGCGATTACATCATCCTCGTGAGTGGTACAGAAGCTGAAATTCAACGTGCGGCTGCTATTATCAGTCAACACGGAATTCAACAGTGGCAAATTTTCGATCCAACTGGATATACCCCTGCAACTAGACCTCAACAAGTAAGCAAACGCGCGATCGGTGTGTTTTCTCATCGTCGAGATGCAGAAACAGCACTGACAGAATTGCGAGATGCTGGTTTCTCAATGAATAGAGTCTCAATCATTGCCAAAGATAGAAACGTTCATGGGATCGCCGGTGTAGAGAACAGAAACGTCGATACAGGTAACAAAGCAGACGAAGGTGCAAAAACGGGTGCAGCTACAGGCGGCGTCTTAGGCGGCTTGACAGGCTTATTAGTTGGTCTTGGGACTTTAGCTATTCCCGGAGTCGGACCGGTAATCGCAGGTGGTGCAGTAGCTACCGCCATAGCAACAACACTGGCTGGTGGTGCTATCGGTGCCGCCGCTGGGGGAATTGTTGGCGCACTGGTTGGTTTAGGAATTCCCGAAGACAGAGCTAGAGTTTATGGCGATCGCTTCCAAAGAGGTGATTACTTGGTAATTGTCGATGGTACAGAAGCTGAAATCCACCAAGCCGGAGCCATTCTCAAAAATCGAGGTATTGAAGAATTCGCCATCTATGATGCCACCGATTTAGGCGAACACCGCCCAGGTTTCGACCGAGGAACCCATCACAACACAGGAATTTTTGGGAGCGATCGTACCAACTACTCAACAGAAGCTCATAGAGACGATCCTGCTGTAGTGATTGTTGACCGTCGTGAAGAAACAATCTAA